From one Humulus lupulus chromosome 8, drHumLupu1.1, whole genome shotgun sequence genomic stretch:
- the LOC133794818 gene encoding NADPH:quinone oxidoreductase, whose translation MEISTLKPIIKVAALCGSLRKASFNYGLIHSAIQLSKEPIFKGLLDIEYIDISPLPMLNTDLEVNGTFPPAVEAFRRKILEADSFLFASPEYNFSVTAPLKNAMDWASRPPNVWGDKAAAIVSAGGQWGGGRSQYHLRQIGVFLDIHFINKPEFYLDAFQSPEPFDSDGKLIDEPSIERLKKVLLSLQAFTLRLKAK comes from the exons atggagaTCTCAACTTTGAAACCAATAATCAAAGTAGCAGCATTGTGTGGCTCTCTTCGTAAAGCCTCTTTTAACTATGGACTCATTCATTCTG CGATTCAGCTGAGCAAGGAGCCTATATTCAAAGGGTTATTAGATATAGAGTACATAGACATCTCACCATTGCCCATGCTCAACACTGATCTCGAGGTCAATGGAACTTTTCCACCGGCCGTCGAAGCTTTCCGCCGGAAAATTCTTGAAGCTGATAGCTTTCTCTTTGCCTCGCCGGAGTACAATTTCTCCGTCACCG CACCTTTGAAGAATGCAATGGATTGGGCATCTAGGCCACCAAATGTTTGGGGTGACAAAGCTGCAGCCATTGTGAGCGCCGGAGGCCAGTGGGGGGGCGGCCGATCACAGTACCATCTTCGCCAGATTGGAGTTTTCCTTGATATTCACTTCATCAACAAGCCTGAGTTTTACTTGGATGCATTTCAATCTCCTGAGCCATTTGATAGTGATGGAAAATTGATTGATGAACCATCCATCGAGAGGTTAAAGAAAGTTCTTTTGTCTCTTCAAGCATTTACTTTGCGTCTCAAAGCTAAATGA